In one Candidatus Binatia bacterium genomic region, the following are encoded:
- a CDS encoding VOC family protein, translated as MKPIRSVDHVSFAVRDLDASLHFYCEVLGLEKAPRPDLGFAGAWLTVGDAQVHLLQVPDGFDGGTPPPALNPIASHAAFGIDDYAGTRDMLRQRGHDLFELEASGQMWVKDPDGYIIELIAARR; from the coding sequence ATGAAGCCGATCCGCAGCGTCGATCATGTCTCTTTCGCAGTTCGCGACCTCGACGCGTCGCTGCACTTCTACTGCGAGGTGCTGGGCCTCGAGAAAGCGCCGCGGCCCGATCTTGGTTTTGCCGGCGCCTGGCTGACGGTCGGGGATGCGCAGGTGCATCTGCTGCAGGTGCCCGACGGCTTCGACGGTGGCACGCCGCCGCCGGCACTGAACCCCATCGCGAGCCACGCGGCATTCGGCATCGACGACTACGCGGGGACGCGGGACATGCTGAGGCAGCGCGGCCACGATCTGTTCGAGCTCGAGGCGAGCGGCCAGATGTGGGTAAAGGATCCGGACGGCTACATCATCGAGCTGATCGCTGCGCGTCGATGA
- a CDS encoding acyltransferase: protein MGRLPCLDGLRGLAILFVLLSHLSLYHTPAFPGLDFTGSGFYGVCLFFTLSAYLLTSLLLQNSREELYGSQVWKQYFQRRVLRIYPLYALVLLANYFAASCGARFAEPLSLERVWNHLLLRDGAGVFWTIPVECHFYLLLPLIVLAGTLVPRRPLALLATACAMLGAVAWANATFPSDSRMALLRNVPAFLGGVYVAWASDWIQASLAPPPNSRARMVVEGAGWLAIAAVLLHIPSVWSWASGEIVAPDRFFNEPGLFGALWAVFLIAAIHGRGALRRVLSQRPLCFLGRISFSVYLLHLPLLKLIGGRLPHDPTLAAWGTIIAALGLATVTYFAIEKPFVAMGRSPRRRASGESTVPIAA, encoded by the coding sequence GTGGGACGGCTACCATGTCTCGACGGCCTGCGGGGACTGGCTATCCTGTTCGTGCTCCTGTCGCACCTGAGCCTGTACCACACTCCGGCATTTCCGGGTCTAGATTTCACCGGGTCAGGATTCTACGGAGTCTGCCTCTTCTTCACGCTGAGCGCGTATCTGCTGACTTCGTTGCTGCTGCAGAATAGTCGCGAGGAGCTGTATGGCTCGCAAGTTTGGAAGCAGTATTTCCAACGACGCGTTCTCAGGATTTACCCTCTCTACGCGTTGGTCCTTCTGGCCAATTATTTTGCCGCTTCCTGCGGTGCCCGCTTCGCGGAGCCCCTCTCCCTCGAGAGGGTCTGGAACCACCTGTTGCTCCGCGACGGCGCCGGCGTGTTCTGGACGATCCCGGTCGAATGCCACTTCTACCTGCTGCTGCCGTTGATCGTGCTCGCGGGCACGCTGGTCCCGCGGCGGCCTCTTGCGCTCCTCGCTACCGCTTGCGCGATGCTCGGCGCGGTCGCTTGGGCCAATGCGACGTTTCCGTCCGATTCGCGAATGGCACTTTTGCGGAACGTCCCGGCGTTTCTCGGCGGCGTGTACGTGGCATGGGCAAGCGACTGGATCCAGGCTTCCCTGGCCCCCCCCCCCAATTCAAGAGCACGGATGGTTGTCGAAGGTGCCGGGTGGCTCGCGATTGCCGCAGTGCTGTTGCACATACCCAGCGTGTGGAGTTGGGCAAGCGGGGAGATTGTTGCTCCCGACCGCTTCTTCAATGAGCCTGGGCTCTTCGGCGCGCTCTGGGCCGTCTTTCTCATCGCTGCGATTCACGGGAGAGGAGCGTTGCGTCGCGTCCTGTCCCAGCGGCCGCTGTGCTTCCTCGGCAGGATAAGCTTCAGCGTCTATCTTCTGCATCTTCCGCTGCTCAAACTGATCGGAGGTCGGCTGCCGCATGACCCGACGCTTGCGGCTTGGGGCACGATCATCGCCGCCCTCGGGCTGGCCACTGTTACGTATTTCGCGATAGAGAAACCCTTCGTCGCTATGGGGCGAAGTCCGCGGCGGAGAGCAAGTGGCGAGTCCACCGTGCCTATCGCGGCGTAG
- a CDS encoding acyl-CoA thioesterase II, whose product MAHPLLDEVLRLLDVEELEVNIFRGYNPDEDRLRVFGGQVAAQALMSAARTVPAGRRVHSLHSYFLRPGDMKVPILYIVDRIRDGKSFTTRRVVAVQHGEAIFNLQASFQVGEPGVVHSLEMPAAPDPESLPTMAERLAGFGRKLPRQAAEPRAIDIRWCDPPGWKPHKGEEARAMIWMRADGELPEDPLIHTCVLVYASDYTLTETVMRPHGVHWSDRGVMAASLDHAMWFHRDIKVDDWWLYVEDSPAAESARGLARGIIYDRSGRLCCSVMQEILLRTPQ is encoded by the coding sequence TTGGCGCACCCGCTGCTCGACGAAGTGCTTCGCCTCCTCGACGTCGAGGAGCTCGAGGTCAACATTTTTCGCGGGTACAACCCCGACGAGGACAGGCTCCGCGTCTTCGGCGGCCAGGTCGCGGCCCAGGCGTTGATGTCGGCGGCGCGCACGGTGCCGGCAGGTCGTCGCGTGCATTCGCTGCACTCGTACTTCCTGCGTCCCGGCGACATGAAGGTCCCGATCCTGTACATCGTCGACCGCATCCGCGACGGCAAGTCGTTCACGACCCGCCGCGTGGTCGCCGTGCAGCACGGCGAGGCGATCTTCAATCTTCAGGCGTCCTTCCAGGTCGGCGAGCCGGGCGTCGTCCACAGCCTCGAGATGCCGGCGGCGCCGGATCCGGAATCGCTGCCGACGATGGCCGAGCGCCTTGCGGGATTCGGAAGAAAGTTGCCGCGCCAGGCCGCCGAGCCGCGCGCGATCGACATCCGCTGGTGCGATCCGCCGGGCTGGAAGCCGCACAAGGGCGAAGAGGCGCGCGCGATGATCTGGATGCGCGCCGACGGGGAGCTTCCCGAAGATCCGCTGATCCACACCTGCGTGCTGGTCTACGCATCCGATTACACGCTGACCGAGACGGTGATGCGTCCCCACGGTGTGCACTGGAGCGATCGCGGCGTCATGGCCGCCAGCCTCGACCACGCGATGTGGTTCCACCGTGACATCAAGGTGGACGACTGGTGGCTCTACGTCGAGGATTCTCCCGCGGCCGAGAGTGCGCGCGGGCTCGCGCGCGGGATCATCTACGACCGCAGCGGCCGGCTTTGCTGCTCGGTGATGCAGGAGATCCTGCTGAGGACGCCGCAGTAG
- a CDS encoding acyl-CoA dehydrogenase yields the protein MAEGATNFFKADLRSIQFTLYEHIQVQRLFDASQFPKSGFFSHLSRQECDQVIDQTSRYCDEIIGPLNQVADRDGCHMEDGKVVTPGGYKEAWDTLWKMGLPNWRLSLEHGGFQGPSSIGVAIAELQSGANTAFMMYPGLTQGAAELVANFAIDQDRARFLPPMMDGRFAGTMCLSEPHAGSDVGSARTKAVRIDGNRYRISGTKCWISGGDQDLTDNIVHLVLARVEGAPEGTGGISLFIVPKFLVHDDGSIGAFNNVVTTSIEHKLGIRSSATAVLNFGDGGETVGYLCGSSENAGMKQMFQMMNGARIAVGVQGLAVASTAYLNALAYARERKQGSSVKRFKDPNAPRVSIIEHSDVRRLLLEMKSKIEGMRALCIKLAFNEDMSRALRAEGKDDEAAFYQGRVDLLTPIVKAYCSDQGFRICELAIQVYGGAGYVMDNPVEQYLRDAKIFSIYEGTNHIQALDLVVRKLRGRHGQDLTDFIGDLSGFVERYASDPAVGPEVRLLGEAAQALQKAGGDLMQYMMSSQLDQLTLCCSPFLEAMAEVTVGHLLLEAAVIAEEERTQDDRQSQEEFDFYAGKVMSGKFYANFVLPGVLAKCRAIASNDRSALDIPDAGFSTRW from the coding sequence ATGGCCGAGGGCGCGACGAACTTCTTCAAAGCCGATCTCCGTTCGATCCAGTTCACACTGTACGAACACATCCAGGTCCAGCGCCTGTTCGATGCGTCGCAGTTCCCGAAATCCGGGTTTTTCAGCCACTTGAGCCGCCAGGAGTGCGACCAGGTGATCGACCAGACGAGTCGCTACTGCGACGAGATCATCGGTCCGCTGAACCAGGTTGCCGACCGTGACGGCTGCCACATGGAAGACGGGAAGGTCGTCACTCCGGGAGGGTACAAGGAAGCCTGGGACACGCTCTGGAAGATGGGGCTGCCCAACTGGCGCCTGTCGCTGGAGCACGGCGGCTTCCAGGGTCCGAGCTCGATCGGCGTCGCGATCGCCGAGCTGCAGTCCGGGGCCAACACCGCGTTCATGATGTACCCGGGGCTGACGCAGGGCGCGGCCGAGCTGGTCGCCAACTTCGCGATCGACCAGGACCGTGCGCGCTTTCTTCCGCCGATGATGGACGGGCGCTTTGCCGGAACGATGTGCCTTTCGGAGCCCCATGCCGGCAGCGACGTCGGATCGGCGCGCACCAAGGCGGTGCGCATCGACGGCAACCGTTACCGCATCAGCGGCACCAAGTGCTGGATTTCCGGCGGCGACCAGGACCTCACCGACAACATCGTGCACCTGGTGCTCGCGCGCGTCGAAGGCGCGCCCGAAGGCACCGGCGGCATCTCGCTGTTCATCGTCCCGAAGTTCCTCGTCCATGATGACGGCAGCATCGGCGCGTTCAACAACGTCGTGACGACGTCCATCGAGCACAAGCTCGGCATCCGCAGCTCGGCCACTGCCGTGCTGAATTTCGGCGACGGCGGCGAGACGGTCGGTTACCTTTGCGGCAGCAGCGAGAACGCCGGCATGAAGCAGATGTTCCAGATGATGAACGGCGCGCGCATCGCCGTCGGCGTGCAGGGTCTCGCCGTCGCTTCGACGGCCTACTTGAACGCGCTGGCCTATGCGCGCGAGCGCAAGCAGGGATCCTCGGTCAAGCGCTTCAAGGATCCGAACGCGCCGCGCGTGTCGATCATCGAGCATTCCGACGTGCGCCGGCTCCTGCTGGAGATGAAGTCGAAGATCGAGGGCATGCGTGCGCTTTGCATCAAGCTCGCGTTCAACGAGGACATGTCGCGTGCGCTTCGCGCCGAGGGCAAGGACGACGAGGCCGCGTTCTACCAGGGGCGCGTGGACCTCTTGACGCCGATCGTCAAGGCCTACTGCTCCGACCAGGGTTTTCGCATCTGCGAGCTGGCGATCCAGGTGTACGGCGGTGCCGGTTACGTGATGGACAATCCCGTCGAGCAGTACCTGCGCGACGCGAAGATCTTCTCGATCTACGAGGGCACCAACCACATCCAGGCCCTCGACCTGGTGGTGCGCAAGCTGCGCGGTCGCCACGGCCAGGACCTTACGGATTTCATCGGCGACCTGTCCGGTTTCGTCGAGAGGTATGCGTCCGACCCGGCCGTCGGCCCGGAGGTGCGCCTGCTCGGAGAGGCCGCCCAGGCGCTGCAGAAAGCCGGCGGCGACCTGATGCAGTACATGATGAGCTCCCAGCTCGACCAGCTCACGCTGTGCTGCTCGCCGTTCCTCGAGGCAATGGCCGAAGTGACCGTCGGTCACCTTCTGCTCGAGGCCGCCGTGATCGCGGAGGAAGAGCGAACCCAGGACGACCGCCAGAGCCAGGAAGAGTTCGACTTCTACGCAGGCAAGGTGATGTCGGGCAAGTTCTACGCGAACTTCGTGCTGCCGGGCGTGCTGGCCAAGTGCCGCGCGATCGCATCGAACGATCGCAGCGCCCTGGACATTCCCGACGCCGGGTTCTCGACGCGCTGGTAA